The Paenibacillus sp. BIC5C1 DNA segment AAGCAGGCGGATCATTCGCCACCGTTTCTAGCTGTTGATCCAGTTCCCGGAGCCGGGTTTCCAGGTGTGCCATGACCTGCTCCAGCTTCTCCGCAGTACGCTCACTGTCACGACTCTTTCCAGTATTGCCAGACTGGAAAATGGATGAGTTGTTCAGCTTGCCTGATCCCGCTGTAGCCGCAGTCCCGTGAGAAGAACCCCCTGCCCCTCTCCCAACGGCAGTACCTCGTGGTGACGTCTTCGCTCCTGCTATATGCTGATTTGCCGCGGCTGCGCGGGCTTGCAAATCCAGCTTCTTCTCGCGATAGGCTTCATAGTCACCCAGATAAGCGGTCATCCGCCCATTCTCCAGTTCCCACACGCGGGAAGCGAGTCGATTGACGAAGTAACGGTCATGCGAGATGGCAAGCACCGTTCCTTCGAAATCAACGAGCGACTCTTCAAGCGCCTCCCTTGAAGCGATATCCAGATGATTGGTCGGTTCATCCAGCAAAAGCACATTCGGCTTGCGCTGAACCAGCAGAGCCAGCCTTAGCCGCGTCCATTCCCCACCAGACAACTGTCCTACCGAGCGAAATACATCTGTTCCATAGAATAGATAACGAGCCAAAATGCCGCGTGCCTCTCCTTCTTCCACGCCCGCTTCCAGACGGAAGTACTCCAACACATTCAGTTTCGGATTGGAGGGCTCCTCCTGTTGAGCCAGATAACCAACATCTACACGTGCACCCCACTCCAGGTTACCTGCACTTGGTTGTTCCTCGCCCAACAGCAGCTTGAACAACGTTGTTTTGCCTGAACCATTGCGTCCAATAAGAGCAATTTTGTCGCCATATTCGAGTAATCCCGATACACCGCGCAGAATCTGACGTTCTCCATAAGCCTTTTCAACCTGTTCCATAACGGCCACACGTTTTCCCGTACGGTCCGTAGGACGAACATCGAAGTCAGCGTTACGGCGCTCCAATACCGGGCGCTTCACCTGTTCCATCCGTTCGATTGCTTTACGCATCGAAGCCGCGCGACGGAAGAACTTTTCATTCCCCCCGACTCGGCCCCATTCTTCCAGTTGGCGGATCGTTTCTTTCATTTTTTTGATCACCTTCTGCTGCTCCTTGAACTCCTCGAATTGCTGCAGCAGTCGTTGTTCCTTCACTTTCATATATTCCGTATAACCACCGGCTGACGTCTGTGCTTCTCCATCCTCCAGCTCTAATGTCCGGGATGCTACACGGTCCAAAAAGTAGCGATCATGTGAGATCAGGATAATCGTACCTGTGTACTCACGCAAAAACCCTTCCAGCCATTCCACCCGCTCCAGATCAAGATGGTTGGTGGGCTCATCCAGCAATAACAGATCAGGTTTTACAATCAGCTGTGAAGCCAACACAACCCGGGTCTGTTCACCACCAGACAACGAACCAAACCGCCATCCGTAATGCTCCTTCGCAATATCCAGACCGTCCGCCACCTGATCGATCCGGGCATCCATTTCATATCCACCCTCGCGCTCAAACTGGTCCTGCAAGCCCGCGTACCGCTTCAACAGTCGCTCCAATTGGTTCGGATCGGATGCACAGTCCGGATCGGACATCTGCTGCTCCATTTCCTTCATTTGACTCCTGCACGCCATAAGCTCCCTGAATCCAAGACTCAGCACATCCAGCACTGTGTAATCGTCCATTCCTTCCGGCACCTGAGCGACGTAACCGATACGTGTATCCTTCTTGATCATCAATTGTCCTTCATCCGGCTGGCTCAGTCGTGCCAACAGACGCATCAATGTCGTTTTACCGCTTCCGTTGCGGCCGATCAGGGCGACCTTGTCGCCTTCCATAATTTCAAATGTAATGCCGTCCAGCACCAGATGTGCTCCATGGTATTGGGTCAGTTGTTGTGTGCTAATAATCATCATAATAAGGTTCCTCCTATGGATTGGAAGATCCTGACCGCAACACAAAAAGAGCCGCAGGAGGTTAGCTCCGCGGCCCTTCAGAATTCAAGCAATATCGCTTATCGTCCGAATGAGGTCAAGGCAGGCATCTTCTCGCAAATGTTAACTTCCGTATATTCAAAATTGGACAGACTTCTCCCGTTGGTCAGAAAAGTATGAACAATGCCAGCCATAGCAATCGGCAGCTGGCTAATACGGTTGTTAGGCATTTCGTGATTCACCTGTCTTCACCTCCCTTGTCATAATTAATGTCAATATATCACAGACGAATGCATTCCTGCAACCGTCCGATCGTCCAATTTACTCTTACTTTACAGCAGTTTACCCTCCGGTTAATTCCTTCTCCGACGGCGAAACACCATATCCGTGATCGCCACCGTAATTAATGTCAACATTCCCGCTGTACCCAGCGATACGCCAAGCAAGGCATAACCGATGCCGTTCCACCCGCCAATATCGATGCTGATCATGATCACAACGGCTCCGCCAAGCAAGGCCACACAGGGCAGTATATATTGAACCCCGGTCATTCGACGTCCCTGCAACCGATAGATGAGCCATTCGATCAGCAACTGCACTGCCCACATGCCAAGTGTCCACAGGATGAGTACTTCCATAAGGTCCTCCTCCTTCTTGCTGAATGGTTAGAGCCTTCATTACAAACCTCTCATTACTTCAACCAGTTGGCAAAGAACTCCCGGTATCCCTCTTTCATGATCGTTCGCGAAAAAGCACCAAACGCATACTCCCGGTTGTCTTCCGATACACTGCGCGGCGCAGCCGCAGCCATGTTCACCAATTCAAACCAGTTATCCTCGTTGCCTGCAAATGCATGCGTGGAACGGATGTGGCCGTAGCAGGCATGCTCCGGCTTCACGACCATTTTGCCCATCGCCATAGCTTCGGTCAGCGGCATAGCAAACGTATCAAAGGCCGAACAGCTCCAATACACCTTGGTTGAGTTCATAAGGGTAAATACTTCATCCTGTGTCAGCGCGAATTGCAATTTTACGTTGTCTGGAATGTTGTATTTCTTCATGCTTTCCTCATAGCGGCGACCGCCGAATACCATGTATACTTCCTTGTCCGGGTTCTGCCTGGCGTATTCCAGCACCAGATCCGGGCGACGATTCGCTTCATCCCGACCGATCCAGAGCACACGATTATGCACAACCTGACTCGGGTCGTAATGGCGATGCGCCAACTCTTCGTTGAAGCCGATCGGGATGACGTTCACGTCATGTACACCGAAATTGCGGCCCAGTTCTGTTTTCAGAAATTCCGTCTGCACAATCGCTTTATCCACCATCGTATAAAATGGCTTCATCATCTCATACCCTGTCAGCGCCGGGTCGGGAAAGCTGTGCGGGAACAACACACTCTTTGGAAGAAACATCTTCAGGAACGTAAACCCGGATACGGTGTAGATGACATGCTCTATATTTTGGCTATAGATCTGGTCCAATACGATATCATAGTTCACCAGGTCGCCTTTCTCATGCTCATACCCTGGCAACCAGTCATACCCGCTGACATGGCGCTCCGGCGAGATGAACACAATTTCCACGCCCAGCTCCAGCCCAATCTGCTTCAACCGATCCGCAAATACGCGTGGGCCCTGGGCCTCCGTGAATTGAATTTTACGCATTACGAGTCCTACTTTACGCATGTTCTGCACCCCTCATTTCTATTCCCTA contains these protein-coding regions:
- the abc-f gene encoding ribosomal protection-like ABC-F family protein, whose product is MMIISTQQLTQYHGAHLVLDGITFEIMEGDKVALIGRNGSGKTTLMRLLARLSQPDEGQLMIKKDTRIGYVAQVPEGMDDYTVLDVLSLGFRELMACRSQMKEMEQQMSDPDCASDPNQLERLLKRYAGLQDQFEREGGYEMDARIDQVADGLDIAKEHYGWRFGSLSGGEQTRVVLASQLIVKPDLLLLDEPTNHLDLERVEWLEGFLREYTGTIILISHDRYFLDRVASRTLELEDGEAQTSAGGYTEYMKVKEQRLLQQFEEFKEQQKVIKKMKETIRQLEEWGRVGGNEKFFRRAASMRKAIERMEQVKRPVLERRNADFDVRPTDRTGKRVAVMEQVEKAYGERQILRGVSGLLEYGDKIALIGRNGSGKTTLFKLLLGEEQPSAGNLEWGARVDVGYLAQQEEPSNPKLNVLEYFRLEAGVEEGEARGILARYLFYGTDVFRSVGQLSGGEWTRLRLALLVQRKPNVLLLDEPTNHLDIASREALEESLVDFEGTVLAISHDRYFVNRLASRVWELENGRMTAYLGDYEAYREKKLDLQARAAAANQHIAGAKTSPRGTAVGRGAGGSSHGTAATAGSGKLNNSSIFQSGNTGKSRDSERTAEKLEQVMAHLETRLRELDQQLETVANDPPALEQMWNERERLSAEYNELLAQWAEL
- a CDS encoding YesK family protein, yielding MEVLILWTLGMWAVQLLIEWLIYRLQGRRMTGVQYILPCVALLGGAVVIMISIDIGGWNGIGYALLGVSLGTAGMLTLITVAITDMVFRRRRRN
- a CDS encoding glycosyltransferase; its protein translation is MRKVGLVMRKIQFTEAQGPRVFADRLKQIGLELGVEIVFISPERHVSGYDWLPGYEHEKGDLVNYDIVLDQIYSQNIEHVIYTVSGFTFLKMFLPKSVLFPHSFPDPALTGYEMMKPFYTMVDKAIVQTEFLKTELGRNFGVHDVNVIPIGFNEELAHRHYDPSQVVHNRVLWIGRDEANRRPDLVLEYARQNPDKEVYMVFGGRRYEESMKKYNIPDNVKLQFALTQDEVFTLMNSTKVYWSCSAFDTFAMPLTEAMAMGKMVVKPEHACYGHIRSTHAFAGNEDNWFELVNMAAAAPRSVSEDNREYAFGAFSRTIMKEGYREFFANWLK